A window from Flavobacterium gyeonganense encodes these proteins:
- the galA gene encoding beta-galactosidase GalA codes for MKSIAINRFFLSIIFLTSLYTSAQKQAERDLILIDKDWRFSFGHLYDTQKDFNHATGYFSYLTKTGYGDGPAAQNFDDRAWRKLDLPHDWAVEQSFSEKGSFSHGFKTAGKGFPEKSIGWYRKKINIPESDKGRIISLKFDGVFRNSKVFFNGYYLGTEESGYNGFEYDVTAYVNYGGENTIVVRADASMEEGWFYEGAGIYRHVYLKKTNPIHVIANGTYVTSEIKENNAEVTTEVFVENKGNYKGQIEILQSVLDASGKQIANISQNVIAPDFYKTSNYSSKLQVNNPLLWDIENPNLYRLITEIKQEGKLIDRYETSFGIRTIKFDAEKGFFLNGKPVKLKGTNNHQDHAGIGTALPDELQYYRIKKLKEMGANAYRCSHHPPTPELLDACDKLGMLVIDETRLMGINNYHLNNLKLMIERDRNHPSIFCWSVGNEEWNIEGGIVGERITNIMQGFTKSIDPTRPVTVGISSGFKSGISSVVEIMGYNYMGNGDIDTHRNQFRQQPGMGTEEGSTFATRGIYFDDETKHYKSAYDKKPRLTFYSIEEGWKFYAERPYLAGMFIWTGFDYRGEPTPYGWPSVTSYFGMMDVCGFPKDNVFYLKSWWGKEPVLHIMPHWNWSGMEGKEIDVWIHSNCEEVELFLNKKSLGKKKMEQNSHLEWKVKYAPGTLEAIGYKNGKKVLSEVQKTTELAQNIKLTVDKENHPNANIVVVTVETTDKKGLYVPTSNHEITFSVKGGKILGVGNGNPTSLEKDQFIDAVELVSITNFEEKKLASTNTTNQIPSDDNNWKEAFKDRDYKNQAPAYVYRGKFELNNNSGTNSVNFFYKKIGTDAVVFVNGNKIVPNTEDVQKYILNANVLKQGTNTIQIIAPPLQKVKEWDVMNTDPGVIQVITPAEAWKRKLFNGYAQIIIQKDENNAEVVLSATANGLNTGTLVLKK; via the coding sequence ATGAAATCTATTGCTATTAATCGATTTTTTCTCAGTATTATTTTTTTAACATCACTGTATACTTCAGCGCAAAAGCAGGCTGAACGAGATTTAATTTTAATTGATAAAGACTGGCGTTTTTCATTTGGACATTTATATGATACCCAGAAAGATTTTAATCACGCAACAGGATATTTTTCCTATTTAACCAAAACCGGATATGGAGACGGACCGGCTGCTCAAAATTTTGACGACCGTGCGTGGCGAAAATTAGATCTTCCACACGATTGGGCGGTTGAGCAGTCGTTTAGTGAAAAAGGCAGTTTCAGCCACGGATTTAAAACTGCCGGAAAAGGTTTTCCTGAAAAAAGCATCGGTTGGTACCGAAAAAAAATCAATATCCCTGAAAGCGATAAAGGCCGAATAATCTCTTTAAAATTTGATGGAGTTTTTAGAAATTCGAAAGTATTTTTTAACGGATATTACTTGGGAACCGAAGAAAGCGGCTATAATGGATTTGAATATGATGTTACCGCTTATGTGAATTATGGTGGCGAAAACACAATTGTGGTACGAGCAGATGCTTCGATGGAAGAAGGCTGGTTTTATGAAGGAGCCGGAATTTACCGTCATGTGTACCTAAAAAAGACAAACCCGATTCATGTAATTGCAAATGGAACTTATGTAACCTCCGAAATAAAAGAAAACAATGCTGAAGTTACCACTGAAGTTTTTGTTGAAAATAAAGGGAATTATAAAGGTCAAATTGAAATTCTCCAAAGTGTTTTAGATGCATCCGGAAAACAAATTGCAAACATTTCCCAAAATGTTATTGCTCCGGATTTTTATAAAACGTCCAATTACAGTTCGAAATTACAAGTCAATAATCCATTATTATGGGATATTGAAAACCCGAATTTATATCGTTTAATAACTGAAATTAAGCAGGAAGGAAAATTAATTGACCGTTATGAAACTTCTTTCGGAATCCGTACAATTAAGTTTGATGCTGAGAAAGGTTTTTTCCTTAACGGAAAACCGGTAAAACTAAAAGGTACAAACAATCATCAGGATCATGCCGGAATTGGAACAGCTTTGCCAGATGAACTACAATATTACCGAATCAAAAAACTGAAAGAAATGGGGGCAAATGCTTACCGCTGCTCGCATCATCCGCCAACTCCTGAACTGCTTGACGCCTGTGATAAACTCGGAATGCTCGTTATTGACGAAACCCGTCTCATGGGAATTAACAATTATCACCTAAATAATTTAAAACTAATGATAGAGCGCGACCGCAATCATCCAAGTATTTTTTGCTGGTCAGTTGGAAATGAAGAGTGGAATATTGAAGGCGGAATCGTGGGCGAACGTATTACCAATATTATGCAGGGTTTTACAAAAAGTATTGATCCGACAAGACCAGTAACAGTGGGGATAAGCAGTGGTTTTAAAAGCGGAATTTCTTCTGTAGTCGAAATTATGGGCTATAATTATATGGGGAACGGAGATATTGATACACACCGAAATCAATTCAGACAACAGCCCGGAATGGGCACGGAAGAAGGTTCTACGTTTGCAACCCGCGGTATTTATTTTGATGATGAAACAAAACACTATAAAAGCGCTTACGACAAAAAACCACGCCTAACATTTTACAGTATCGAAGAAGGCTGGAAATTTTATGCTGAAAGACCTTATTTAGCCGGAATGTTTATCTGGACCGGTTTTGATTATCGTGGAGAACCTACACCTTATGGCTGGCCATCTGTTACCTCTTATTTTGGAATGATGGATGTTTGCGGTTTCCCGAAAGACAATGTGTTTTATCTCAAATCATGGTGGGGAAAAGAACCTGTTTTGCACATTATGCCACACTGGAACTGGAGTGGAATGGAAGGTAAAGAAATAGATGTCTGGATACATTCGAATTGTGAGGAAGTTGAACTTTTTCTGAACAAAAAGAGCCTTGGTAAAAAGAAAATGGAGCAAAATAGCCATTTAGAATGGAAAGTAAAATATGCTCCAGGGACTCTTGAAGCAATTGGTTATAAAAATGGCAAAAAAGTACTTTCTGAAGTTCAAAAAACTACAGAGCTCGCTCAAAATATAAAACTTACTGTTGATAAAGAGAATCACCCTAATGCAAATATCGTAGTCGTAACTGTTGAAACTACAGATAAAAAAGGATTGTATGTACCGACTTCCAATCATGAAATTACATTTTCTGTAAAAGGGGGAAAAATTTTAGGCGTTGGAAACGGCAATCCGACTTCTTTAGAAAAAGACCAATTCATTGATGCTGTGGAGCTTGTCTCCATTACTAATTTTGAAGAAAAGAAGTTAGCCTCAACAAATACTACAAACCAAATTCCTTCTGATGATAACAACTGGAAAGAAGCTTTTAAAGATCGAGATTATAAAAATCAGGCTCCGGCGTACGTGTATCGTGGTAAATTTGAATTAAACAACAATTCAGGCACAAATTCAGTTAATTTCTTTTACAAAAAAATAGGTACTGATGCAGTTGTCTTTGTAAACGGAAATAAAATTGTTCCAAATACAGAAGATGTTCAGAAGTATATTTTGAATGCTAATGTTTTAAAACAAGGCACAAATACCATTCAGATTATTGCACCGCCTTTGCAGAAAGTAAAAGAATGGGATGTAATGAATACCGATCCTGGAGTTATTCAGGTAATTACTCCGGCAGAAGCATGGAAAAGAAAGCTTTTTAACGGATACGCTCAGATTATAATCCAAAAAGACGAAAATAATGCTGAAGTAGTTTTATCGGCTACAGCCAATGGTTTAAATACAGGAACTTTAGTTTTGAAAAAATAA
- a CDS encoding family 43 glycosylhydrolase: protein MKIKKIHSALMMIILALSSITNVNAQKENIKNDVFWNTKDGQPLNSQGGGIFKFSKPVNGVQKYYWYGVHYEEANIYRNAPYITLPNATFKSVPCYSSVDLVNWTFEGDVVTKDDVNKSGKTWVGRLGVAYVKELNKYAMFVQHDTEVLIMISDSPTGQFTWHQKINMEKMIGTTNTGDQTVFTDEDTGKSYLIYSYGKGRNKIYVSEIGIKEGKVNLLDCTQIFKGESREGNCMFKYQNKYYMYASNIYGWDASLAYYLVADDIRGPYLPKDEMLVTNGASDDFAHVSQTGFFFSVKGSKQETILYCGDRWANFAGNGLGYNQWCPMSFDGKTPYFNSLNSWNINAKTGEWKVAKDNDYVKNGSFEADRRHIPSPVKPVQKELTGWTNEVIEGNKISLDTLTSPVINYFNSENDKKIVIGEKSLNITDKINFKRKTFQTITSSPYVKLEDGSYTLTAKVKNTKGFKNLEMYALSNGNRLQYDFKEENVSWKTILIKNIPVKAGKVEIGFLAGGTANASCQVDDVSFVRE, encoded by the coding sequence ATGAAAATTAAAAAAATACACTCTGCTTTAATGATGATTATTTTGGCTTTAAGTAGCATTACGAATGTGAATGCACAAAAAGAAAATATCAAAAATGATGTTTTCTGGAATACAAAAGACGGACAGCCATTAAATAGTCAGGGTGGAGGTATTTTTAAATTTTCAAAACCAGTTAATGGTGTGCAAAAATATTATTGGTATGGTGTCCATTATGAGGAAGCTAATATTTACAGAAATGCTCCTTACATTACTTTGCCAAATGCCACTTTCAAATCGGTTCCGTGTTACAGTTCGGTTGATTTAGTGAATTGGACTTTTGAAGGAGATGTAGTAACCAAAGACGATGTGAATAAGTCCGGTAAAACCTGGGTTGGCCGTTTAGGAGTTGCTTATGTGAAAGAGCTGAATAAATATGCCATGTTTGTTCAGCATGATACTGAAGTATTGATCATGATTTCAGATTCTCCAACAGGGCAATTTACCTGGCATCAGAAAATAAATATGGAGAAAATGATCGGAACCACTAATACTGGCGATCAAACCGTATTTACTGACGAAGATACCGGAAAATCCTATTTAATTTATTCTTACGGAAAAGGTAGAAACAAAATTTATGTTTCAGAAATTGGTATTAAAGAAGGTAAAGTAAATCTTTTAGACTGTACGCAGATTTTTAAAGGGGAAAGTCGTGAAGGAAATTGCATGTTCAAGTATCAAAATAAATACTATATGTATGCATCTAATATTTATGGCTGGGATGCTTCGTTAGCCTATTATTTAGTTGCCGATGATATCAGAGGACCGTATCTGCCTAAAGACGAAATGCTGGTAACCAATGGTGCCTCAGATGATTTTGCACATGTTTCGCAAACTGGTTTTTTCTTTTCTGTAAAAGGAAGCAAACAGGAAACTATACTATATTGTGGCGATCGATGGGCTAATTTTGCAGGAAATGGCTTAGGGTACAATCAATGGTGCCCGATGTCATTTGATGGAAAAACACCTTATTTTAATTCACTTAACTCCTGGAATATTAATGCTAAAACAGGTGAGTGGAAGGTTGCTAAAGATAATGATTACGTTAAAAATGGCAGTTTCGAAGCCGATCGCAGGCATATTCCGAGTCCTGTAAAACCTGTTCAAAAAGAATTGACAGGATGGACGAATGAAGTCATTGAAGGAAATAAAATTAGCCTGGATACGCTGACTTCTCCGGTAATCAATTATTTTAATTCCGAAAATGACAAAAAGATTGTAATTGGTGAAAAAAGTTTAAACATTACCGACAAGATAAATTTTAAACGAAAAACTTTTCAAACCATTACTTCTTCACCTTACGTGAAATTAGAAGACGGATCGTACACACTTACTGCCAAAGTGAAGAATACAAAAGGTTTTAAAAATTTAGAAATGTATGCCTTAAGTAACGGTAACAGACTTCAATACGATTTTAAAGAAGAAAATGTATCATGGAAAACAATTTTGATAAAAAACATTCCGGTTAAGGCTGGTAAGGTTGAAATTGGTTTTCTGGCTGGTGGTACTGCAAATGCTTCCTGTCAGGTTGATGATGTTTCATTTGTTAGAGAATAA
- a CDS encoding DUF2931 family protein: MWQQIKHICCFFFCLLVSCQPKEKFDWEIGLSAPKYYSSIPSVSFYNDGKIVHHVSTDFGIDPGWGETSGGYASGSERDEVPDSLIVKWDCGVDMIGYELKTKLPRQKMLQLFQNPVTNIDGTVRPYSLIIVGTSPGGNVTVWMRAVSVLTEIAKFKAKEINKIKPNDKSRVTLWTSTGEAAKENLIYLNLHGIPYSVWEKGEKKYAYDIGFVSEDNTSRINILTFYTKSGITFQPDTFSGSPITIDQSSWVLTNYSSNNNKVKENVLPVMMKVEIEDLKDPTLYHSTFVVLPNNFEELYKEKYLDPDTGKKENFNRIIIGIKSDENFGIIWLEGKNKRIKVMEFKSFPSKMNGTTYEAGGYSLPKGFKFPKWEGREKLIKPDVEFWQEK, translated from the coding sequence ATATGGCAACAAATAAAACATATCTGCTGCTTCTTTTTTTGTTTATTAGTTTCTTGCCAGCCGAAAGAAAAATTTGATTGGGAGATTGGTCTTTCCGCTCCAAAATATTATTCGAGTATTCCATCAGTAAGTTTTTATAATGATGGAAAAATAGTGCATCATGTTTCAACAGATTTTGGAATAGATCCTGGCTGGGGAGAAACTTCTGGTGGGTATGCTAGTGGTAGTGAACGTGATGAAGTACCGGATAGCTTAATTGTAAAATGGGACTGTGGTGTTGATATGATTGGTTACGAATTAAAAACAAAACTTCCGAGGCAAAAAATGTTGCAATTGTTTCAAAATCCTGTTACTAATATTGACGGTACAGTTCGTCCATACAGTTTAATAATTGTGGGGACCTCTCCTGGAGGTAACGTAACAGTTTGGATGAGAGCAGTAAGTGTATTAACAGAAATTGCAAAATTTAAAGCAAAAGAAATAAATAAGATTAAACCCAATGATAAAAGTAGGGTTACGCTGTGGACATCGACTGGTGAGGCTGCTAAAGAAAACCTTATTTATCTAAATCTGCATGGAATTCCTTACTCAGTTTGGGAAAAAGGCGAAAAAAAATATGCTTATGATATTGGTTTTGTAAGTGAAGATAATACTTCCAGAATCAACATACTAACTTTCTATACAAAATCAGGAATCACTTTTCAACCAGATACATTTTCAGGATCTCCTATAACAATTGACCAATCAAGTTGGGTATTAACAAATTATAGTAGTAACAATAATAAGGTCAAGGAAAATGTTCTTCCCGTAATGATGAAGGTAGAGATAGAGGATTTGAAAGACCCAACTTTATACCATTCAACATTTGTTGTTTTACCAAATAATTTTGAAGAGTTATATAAAGAGAAATATTTAGATCCCGATACTGGTAAAAAAGAGAATTTCAACAGAATTATTATAGGAATTAAATCAGATGAAAATTTTGGAATCATATGGTTAGAGGGAAAAAATAAAAGAATAAAAGTAATGGAATTCAAGAGTTTTCCATCTAAAATGAACGGGACAACATATGAAGCTGGCGGATATTCCCTTCCAAAAGGATTCAAGTTTCCTAAATGGGAAGGCAGGGAGAAACTGATAAAACCAGATGTTGAATTTTGGCAGGAGAAGTAA